A stretch of Lathyrus oleraceus cultivar Zhongwan6 chromosome 6, CAAS_Psat_ZW6_1.0, whole genome shotgun sequence DNA encodes these proteins:
- the LOC127097821 gene encoding bZIP transcription factor 53, giving the protein MASGHRHVSSGSDGGDLLLDEKKRKRMLSNRESARRSRMRKQKQIEDLAEEAGRLQSENDFLKQKIKATEDAYTEMEAANNVVRAQTMELKDRLRFLNSVVKNAEDANGRSNDMSLFSDPLLKPWFMPHSNYALIASNDMLMH; this is encoded by the coding sequence ATGGCTTCTGGTCACCGTCACGTAAGTTCCGGCTCAGACGGCGGAGATCTACTCCTCGACGAGAAGAAGAGAAAGCGAATGCTGTCGAACCGCGAATCCGCGAGGCGTTCGAGGATGAGGAAGCAGAAACAGATTGAAGATCTGGCCGAAGAAGCTGGCAGGTTGCAAAGTGAGAACGATTTCCTTAAGCAGAAGATTAAGGCGACGGAGGATGCATATACTGAAATGGAAGCGGCAAACAATGTTGTTAGGGCACAAACAATGGAGCTGAAAGATCGGTTACGCTTCCTCAACTCGGTGGTGAAAAATGCTGAAGATGCTAATGGTCGCTCTAATGATATGTCTCTGTTTTCTGATCCTCTTCTCAAGCCTTGGTTCATGCCTCATTCGAATTATGCTCTCATTGCTTCCAATGATATGTTGATGCATTGA